The genome window GGTGCCGAGTGGCGATTCGCCGGATGCTCGATGTGCCTCGGGATGAACCCCGATCAGCTCGCGCCGGGGGAGCGCTGCGCGTCGACCTCCAACCGCAACTTCGAGGGACGACAGGGCAAGGGCGGGCGCACGCACCTGGTGTCCCCGCTGGTCGCCGCGGCGACCGCGATCCGCGGCACGCTCTCGAGCCCCAGCGACCTGAACGAGATGGCGGAGGTCTGACCATGGAGAAGTTCACCACCCACACGGGTATCGCCGCTCCGCTGAAGCGCTCGAACGTCGACACCGACCAGATCATCCCCGCAGTGTTCCTCAAGCGGGTCACGAAGACCGGATTCGAGGACGCGCTGTTCCACGGCTGGCGCCAGGATCCGGAGTTCGTGCTCAATCAGCCCGCCTTCCAGGGCGCATCCGTCCTGGTCGCAGGTCCCGATTTCGGCACCGGATCGAGTCGCGAGCATGCTGTCTGGGCGCTGCGCGACTTCGGCTTCTCGGTGGTCCTGAGCCCGCGTTTCGCGGACATCTTCCGGGGCAATTCGGGCAAGCAGGGACTCCTCGCTGCGACGATCTCGGAAGAGGATCTCGAGCGGATCTGGGCTGAGATCGACCGGAATCCCGGGGCATCCATCACTGTGGACCTCGAGGCGCGAACCGCGTCGATCGGTGAGATCCAGGCTGACCTCGGGATCGACGATTACACTAGATGGCGGCTCCTCGAAGGGCTCGATGACATCGGGCTCACGCTGCGCAATGAAGACAAGATCGCGCAGTTCGAGGCCCGTCGCGAGTCGTGGCGGCCCCGGACCCTTCCCGTTCAGCAGTGAACGGCGGGGTGGGGGAGCCGAGGGCGACCCCGCCCCGAATTCCGTTGAATGAAGTGAGGCTCCGAATGACGACACCTGTGCGCGACGCTCTTCCGGACGGAGTTCCCCCACTCACCGGAGACGTCCTCGCCATTCGCGGAGGGCGCCCGCTGCGCGGTCGCGTCGACGTCAAGGGCGCGAAGAACCTCGCGACCAAGGCGATGGTGGCCTCCCTGCTCGGCGAGACCGTCAGCGTGCTGCGCGACGTCCCGGCCATCAGCGACGTAGCGGTCGTCCGCTCGCTGCTCGAGGTCCACGGCGTACGCGTCTCCGACGGCGATGAGCCCGGTGCACTCGTCTTCGACCCGAGCGACGTCGAGTCCGCTCACTTCGAGGAGATCGACGCCCACGCCGGTGCGTCCCGCATCCCGATCCTCTTCTGCGGACCTCTGCTGCACCGTCTCGGTCAGGCGTTCATCCCCGACCTCGGCGGATGCCGAATCGGCGACCGTCCCATCGACTTCCACCTGGATGCGCTTCGCAAGTTCGGCGCCATCGTCGAGAAGCTGCCCAGCGGCATCCGCCTCTCGACCGGTGGAACCCGCCTGCACGGCGCGAACATCCACCTCCCGTACCCGAGCGTCGGAGCGACCGAGCAGGTGCTGCTCACCGCCGTCCGTGCCGAGGGCACCACGGAGCTGCGGAACGCCGCCATCGAGCCCGAGATCATGGATCTGATCGCGGTGCTGCAGAAGATGGGCGCGATCATCTCGTACGAGCCGAACCGCGTCATCCTCATCGAGGGCGTCGAGACGCTTCGGGGGTACGACCACCGCTCGATCTTCGACCGCAACGAAGCCGCGTCGTGGGCGTCCGCCGCACTCGCCACGGACGGCGAGATCTTCGTCGGCGGGGCGAAGCAGCAGGAGATGCTGACGTTCCTCAACGTGTTCCGCAAGGCCGGCGGCTGGTTCGACATCCAGGAGGACGGAATCCTGTTCCGTCGCGACGGCGAGCTCAAGCCCGTCATCGTCGAGACCGACGTGCACCCCGGGTTCATGACCGACTGGCAGCAGCCTCTCGTCGTGGCGCTCACCCAGGCCAAGGGCCGCTCGGTCGTGCACGAGACGGTCTATGAGAACCGTCTGGGCTTCACCGAGGCTCTCGTCAAGATGGGCGCCGACATCGTCGTGCACCCGCACGGACTGCAGGACGGAGCCCGTCGTGTCCCGCGCCGGGACCTCGAGCAGGCGGCCGTCATCACGGGACCGACACCGCTGCACGCAGCGGACATCGTCGTGCCGGATCTGCGGGGCGGCTACAGCCACGTGATCGCGGCGCTGACGGCCGAGGGCGAGTCGAGGGTGTCCGGAGTCGACATCCTCAGCCGCGGATACGAGAAGTTCCTCGCCAAGCTCGACGCCGTGGGCGCCGACTTCGACGTCATCCGGTGACTCCGATGGGTTCCCGCTCGACGGAGACCACGCGACCGAGCGTTTTCTGGCCCGTCGCAGCGATCGCCGTGCCCTTGATCTCGCTGGTGGCCAAGGTGCGGATCAGGGGGGCGGAGAAGCTCCCGCGTGACGGTGCGTACGTGCTCGCTCCGAACCATTATTCGGAGTTCGATCCACTGATCGTCGCGCTCGCGGTGTGGCGCATCGGTCGTGCGCCGCGATTCATGGCCAAGGAGAGCCTGTTCAAGGTGCCGGTGCTCGGATGGATCCTCCGTCGCACCGGGATGATCCCGGTGGCACGTTCGTCGTCCGCATCCGCGGCGAAGCAGACGCTCAAGCAGTCCGCCGAGCTCGTCGAACACGGACGGGGTGTGATCGTGTACCCGGAGGGCACACTCACGCGCGACCCCGATCTCTGGCCGATGCGGGGCAAGTCCGGAGCAGTCCGTCTCGCTCTCACCGACGGCATCCCGCTGATCCCGATGGCCCATTGGGGCACCCAGGAGATCATGGGGCGCTACCAGAAGGGGTTGAGCCTCTGGCCGCTGCGCAAGCCCGTGGATGTCCTCATCGGTGACCCGGTCGACGTCTCCGACCTCCGAGGTCGTGCGGGCGAGGCGTCGGCACTGAACGAGGCGACGAACCGACTGATGAACGCGATCACGGCGCTTCTCGAAGATCTGCGAGACGAGAAGGCGCCTGCCGAGCGCTGGAACCCCTCGACTCACGGACAGAAGGAGACGGGTCGCCTTGACTCCTAAACGCAACGTCGCCGCGGGCCCGCGGGTCGCCGTCATCGGCGCAGGCAGCTGGGGTACGACATTCGGCAAGATCCTCGCCGATGGTGGGGCGCAGGTCACGATGTGGGCGCGCCGCGCCGAGCTCGCGCACGAGATCGACGAGGCCAAGCGGAACTCCCGCTATCTGCCGGGGATCAATCTGCCTCGGACGATGGCGGCGACGCACGAACTCGCGATCGCGCTGCGCGGAGTCGACCAGGTCTACCTCTCGGTGCCGAGCCAATCGCTGCGAGAGAACCTGAAGGCCCTGCGTCCGTTGCTGGCCGACAACGATGCCAAGATCGTCAGCCTCATGAAGGGCGTCGAGCGCACCACCGGGCTTCGCATGAGCCAGGTGATCGAACAGGAGCTGCGCTGCGATCCCGACCGTATCGCGGTGGCTTCGGGGCCGAACCTCGCCCTCGAGATCGCGCGCGAGCAGCCGACGGCCGCCGTGATCTCGTCGCGCAGCCAGGAGACCGCCGAAGAGGTCGCCAGGGCCGCGCGCAACAGCTACTTCCGCACCTTCGTGAACACCGACGTGATCGGCACGGAGTTCGGAGGGGTGCTGAAGAACCTCATCGCCGTCGCGATCGGGATCGTCGACGGCGTCGGATACGGCGAGAACACCAAGGCGTCGATCATCACGCGCGGTCTCGTCGAGATGACGGATTTCGCCGTCGCGAACGGCGCCCACCCCGAGACCCTGCAGGGTCTCGCGGGCCTCGGCGACCTCATCGCGACCTGCCAGTCGCCGCTCAGCCGAAACAACACCGCCGGGCGCCTGCTCGGCCAGGGATACAGCTTCCAGGACGTCGTCAAGCAGATGCAGCAGACCGCTGAGGGACTCGCGTCCGTCGCACCGGTGCTGCAACTCGCCCGCGAGTCCGAGGTGGACATGCCCATCGTCGAACAGGTGAAGATGGTGCTCGACGGGAAGATGAACCCGCGCGACATCGCCCCGCACCTGACGACGGACGACGACACCCCCCAGGGTGAGAGGACCAACCATGGACAAGCAGACGGTGGTGGTGCTCTTCGGAGGGCGCTCCAGCGAGCATTCGATCAGTTCCGCAACGGCGGGCGGGGTGCTGGGCGCGATTGATCGTGACCGCTATGCGGTGATCCCGGTGGGGATCACCCGAGAGGGCGCGTTCGTCCTCGAAGACGACGACCCCGCGAAGTTCCCTCTGGATGCGGCCCACCTTCCCGAGGTGGCCGACAACGGAACCCGCGTGCTCTGGCCTGAGCCGGGCGGCGACCGGACGCTGCGTGTCGTGCGCCCCGACGGTGGAACGGAGAGCTTCGGCGAGATCGACATCGTGCTGCCCATCCTGCACGGCCCGCATGGCGAGGACGGCACGATCCAGGGATACTTCGACACGCTCGAGGTTCCCTACGCCGGCGGCGGCGTGCTCGACTCGGCCCTGTGCATGGACAAGCACTTCATGAAGATTGCGCTGCGTGCCGCGGGACTCTCCGTGGCTGCCGGGCTGACGGTTCGCGCACGGCAGTGGGCGCAGGACGCTACCGCCGTCCGCGCTGCTGCGGCCGAACTCGGGTTGCCCCTGTTCGTCAAGCCCGCGAGGGCAGGGTCCAGCGTCGGCGTCTCGAAAGTCGAGCAGCCGGACGAGCTCGACGCCGCTCTTGCGGTCGCTTTCGCCGAGGACGACAAGGTCCTCATCGAGACCGGTGTGGTGGGCCGCGAGATCGAGGTCGCTGTGCTCGAGGGCGCCGACGGCGTGCGTGCATCGCTCCCGGGCGAGATCGTGCTCACCTCGCGCGGCTTCTACGACTTCGAGGGCAAGTACCTCGGTGGCGACGGCGTCGACGTGGTGTGCCCCGCCGAGCTCGAGGAGTCCGAGATCGCCGCGATCCAGGATGCCGCGATCCGCGCCTTCGAGGCCGTGGACGGTCGTGGCCTCGCCCGGGTGGACATGTTCCTCACGCCGTCGGGCGGACTCGTCGTCAACGAGCTGAACACCATGCCGGGGTTCACGCCGATCTCGATGTTCCCGAAGTGCTGGGTCGCATCGGGCCTCAGCTACGGTGACCTGATCTCCGAGCTGATCGAGGCGGGGCTCCGCCGCTGACCTGAAGCGCGGCGGCTGTCGGCCGCCGAGCTTCGTGCGCGTGCGCCTCTCACCTTCGTGCGCTCCTCTAACCTGCGTGCGGGGGCTGGGGCGGGTACGTGCCGTTCGTCGGCGCAGCCGGACCCGCTTGCGGAGGGTACGCGTAGGACCCCGTCGCCGCGTGCCCGGTCGCGGCGACCTGGGCGGTCCGGTCCAGCGCTGACGGAGCAGGCACCGCTCGATGGATCAGGGCGACGACGAGTGCTGCCAGCCATCCCCAGGTGAGCCCCCACGACACGCCTGCCGTGGCGATCTGGTAGTACTGCGTCATCGCGTACTCCGCCTGCTCCGTCGGGAGCCTCAGCGCGATGACCACGAGCGGTGCTCGTACGGCCCCGGCGATGGCCGCTGCGACGATCACCGCGCCCCAGGTGCCGAAGAACACGGCGGCGCCCCGGCCCGGCAGCGCAGCACGTGCGACAGCGCGCACGAAGATCCACGTCAGTCCTGTCAGGACGAGGAGTGCGACGAACATCGCGACGAGGGCCATGGGCTGCGCGTTCGGTCGCAGCGCGAAGCCGATGGGATCTTGCAGGATGAACACGCGGGGGACGTTCGGAAGCCCCCACAGCAGGGTGAGATAGGTGATGAAGCCGCTCAGCAGCGCCCCCACCCCGACCAGGATCGCTGCGACGACGGAGGTTCTGCGCGAGGGGTTGGGGTTCATGCGGCGAGTCTAGGGGCCTCTCGGCAGTCCCTGAGCTGCGTGCTCCGCGCGTCGTCGGTTCGCCCGATGGAGTCCGCTCAGCCCTCGTCGGAGGCGTCCTGCGTGGGAACACGGTCCGTGCAGCGCGCGGTGGCGGGCTGGAGACCGGACTGGATGCTGGTGGAGAGGCTCTCGACGACGGTGCGGAAGTCGATCTCCTCACCGCGCCGGATGATCACCTCGACCGCGGGATCGCGACCGTAGGTCACCAGCCGCTGCCGCTCCTCTTCCTGGTCGAGGACGAGCCAGTCGACGCTGCCGATCGTGGTGCACACCTCGGCCGACGGCGCCGGGGGCTCGACGCCGCAGCGGAGCACCACGGTCGGATCTCCCCACGCCCCGGTCGCCTGGGCGTCGGTCCAGACGCGGTCGAGGTCCCCGACGGCATCCGGGAGCAAGACGGAGACCTCAGCGCACGCGGGATCGTTCGCGTCGTCCGCCGGCTCCAGATGGACGGTGGTGGAGCATCCGGAGAGAGCCGCGACGAGGGCCAGCGAGCCCACGAGGACGGCGAGACGGCGAGAACGGGGCATGCTTCCAGGCTACCTTTGACTGCATGCCCTCCCGACCTCGCGATGACGATCCGACCCTCGGCGAACTGTCCGAGGGGGAGATCCTCCGCGCGATCCTCGCGCGGACCGCGAAGGCCACGCACACGCTGATCGGCCCCGGAGACGACGCGGCGGTGATCGCGGCCCCGTCGGGTTCCGTGGTCGCGACGACGGACACGCTCGTGCACGGACCCGACTTCCGACTCGCGTGGTCGTCGGGATACGACCTCGGCTGGAAGGCCGCCGCGGTGAATCTCGCCGACGTCGCAGCGATGGGCGCTCGACCGACGGCTCTGCTCGTGGCGCTGGCCGTTCCCCGCGACCTTCGGCTCTCGTTCGTCGAGCGGCTCGCCGACGGGTTCCGCGACGCGTGCGCCGCTCTCGCTCCTGGGTGCGCGGTCGTCGGAGGCGATCTCACCGTCTCGGACGTGCTCACCGTCGCCGTCACCGCGCTCGGCGACCTCGAAGGACGGCAGCCCGTGACCCGCTCCGGAGCGCGCGTCGGCGATGTCGTGGCGGTCGCTGGCGAGCTCGGCCACGCCGCGCACGGGCTCTCGGTGCTCTTCGGCAGGTTCCGCGACGGAGAGAAGCCGGTGCCGGTGGATGCCGATGCGCTGGCCCCGGGGGAGAGAGCCGCCCTCGATGCGCAGCTGAGGCCGTCACCGCCCATCGGCCTCGGCCCGTTCGCCGCCACGGCGGGCGCCACCGCCATGATGGACATCTCCGACGGCCTCGCTCTCGATGCGCGGCGGATGGCCGCGGCATCCGAGGTCACGATCGCTCTGGACGCCGCTTCGCTCGGCGGAGACCCGCTGCGTGCCCTCGCCGGGGGTGAGGACCACGCCCTGCTCGCGACGTTCCCGCCGGGGGTGCTGCCCCCGGGTTTCCGGATCATCGGCGCGGTCGCTCCGCGGGGCGACCACGATCTGCTGGTCGACGGTGGTCCCGCCGATGTGTCCGGTTGGGATCCCTATCGGGATTGGGACTCGACGTCGGGCTGAGCGCCGTCTGCGGACTGTGCGGGCGCCGCCCACCACAGCGCCGTGTCGCCATATGTCTTCTCACGGATCAGGTCGAGTCCTGCCGCGACGAGATCGGGTGGCGTGGAGCGGCGCGCCCGCTCGATGACCACCAGGGCGTCGGGGGAGAGCAGCGGCGCGAGAGCCACGAGATCGGCGGTCATGGCGTCGTCGTCGACGTCGTAGGGCGGGTCGGAGAACACGAGGTCGTACGGCCCCGTCGCATGCTGCAGAAAGGCTCGCACCGCACTCTGGTGCACTCGGGCGGCGGGCAGCCCGGCTTTGGCGAGCGCTGCCGCGTTGCGGCGCACGACGGCGGCCGCCTCACGGCCCTTCTCGACGAGGTCGGCGCTCAGCGCTCCGCGGCTGAGAGTCTCCAGGCCGAGGGCGCCCGATCCGGCGTAGAGGTCGAGGACGCGCGCTTCGGCGATCGCATCCATCGACTCCAGCGCTCCGAAGAGGGACTCGCGCACGCGGTCGCTGGTCGGTCGTGTGCCCGCGTGCGGCACGTCCAGTCGCGTTCCTCGTGCCTTCCCGGCGATGATCCTCGTCACCCGTTCACGATACGACAGCCGGGGCGCACGCCGTGTCGGTGCAGCCTCCTAGACTCGGAGCATGTCGCTCACGCTCGATTCGTCTCTGGAGGAGGCGCTCGGCGTCACCCCTGCGAAGACCCTCGATCGGGCGTTCCGCATGAAGACGGTCGGCGATCTGCTCTCGCATTATCCGCGGCGGTACGCCGATCCCGGTGAGCTGACCCCGATCCGCGAACTCCCTCTCGGTGAGACGGTGACGATCGTCGCCGAGGTGCTGTCCTCGAGCGCCAGGGCCATGCGCAACCGCCGGGGAGCCATGGTCGACGTCGTGATCGGCGACGGCATCGGCAAGATGTCCCTCACCTTCTTCGCGAAGAACCTGGGAGCCGCCAAATGGCGCTCGGAAGACCTGGCCGTCGGGCGCCGAGGCGTCTTCTCGGGCAAGGTCGGCGAGTTCAACGGAATGACGCAGTTCGCGCACCCGGAGTATGAGCTCTTCGACGACGAGGATGCGGCACGGCGTCGAGCAGATGCTCGGGCGGCCGTGCTGATACCCATCTACCCGGCCACGGCGAGCCTGCAGACGTGGCAGATCGCGAAGTTCATCACGCGCGTGCTCGACGGACTCGGAGAGGTGCCTGAGCCGCTGACCGCGGAGGTCCGTACCAAGGAGGAGCTGTTGACCGCGCGCGAGGCGCTCGAGCAGATCCACCGTCCTCAGACGCGCAACGACATCGATCCGGCCGTCCGCACGCTGCGTATGCACGAGGCGCTCACGCTGCAGACGGCGCTCCTGCAGCAGCGTGATGCCGTCAGAGCGCTCTCGGCGACGGCGCGACCGGCGACGCCCGGCGGGCTGCTCGACCGATTCGACGCCTCGCTGCCCTACGAACTCACCCCGGATCAGCAGACGGTCGGAGCGCAGCTCGCCGAGGACCTCGTCGGATCCTGGCCGATGAACCGGCTCGTGCAGGGTGAGGTCGGCTCGGGAAAGACACTGGTCGCGCTGCGGGCCATGCTGCAGGTCGCCGAGTCCGGGGGACAGGCCGCTCTCATCGCGCCGACCGAGGTGCTCGCGGGGCAGCACCTGCGATCGATCGCGAAGATGCTCGGACCGCAACTGGGCCCGCTGGTGATGCCGACGTTGTTGACCGGACAGATGCCGGCGGCTGAGCGCCGCAAGGCCGCCCTCCGAGTGGCGTCAGGGCAGGCGCTCATCGTCGTCGGCACCCATGCGCTGCTCGGCGAGAAGACGACCTTCGCCGACCTCGGCCTCGTCGTCGTCGACGAGCAGCATCGCTTCGGAGTCGAGCAGCGCGAGGCGCTTCGGGCCAAGGGGTCGAGCCCGCATGCGCTCGTGCTCACCGCGACACCGATCCCGCGCACCGTGGCCATGACCGTCTTCGGCGACCTCGACACCTCGGTCATCCGGACGATGCCGAAGGGCCGAGCGGGAATCGAGTCGTTCGTCGCTCCGTTGGCCGAGCACCCAGGATGGTTCAACCGGGTGTGGGAGCGCGCGGCCGAGGAGATCGCCCAGGGACGCCAGGTGTTCGCGGTGTGCGCCGCGATCGACACGACGAAGAAGACGGCAGAGGCGGGGGAGCAGCCGCTCGTCCAGCCCGAGGGGGCATCCGGACCCCGGTGGGGCGTGGTGCAGCTCGACGAGGCTCTCGAGACGCACCCGAAGCTGGGCACTCTGCGAAGGGCGGTCCTGCACGGACGCATGCCGTCGGATGAGAAGGATGCGATCATGCAGGCGTTCGCCCGCGGCGAGATCGACCTGCTGATCGCGACGACCGTGATCGAGGTCGGAGTCGACGTTCCCAACGCCTCGACGATGATCGTGCTCGACGCCGATCGATTCGGAGTGTCGCAGCTGCACCAGCTGCGCGGCCGTGTCGGTCGAGGAGGAGTCCCCGGCCTGTGTCTGCTGGTGACCGAGGCAGAGGCGGGATCGGTCGCACGAGAGAGGGTCGATGCGGTGTCGGCCACTCTCGACGGCTTCGCACTGGCCGAGGTCGATCTCGATCTGCGTGGTGAAGGCGACGTTCTCGGGTCCGCCCAGGCAGGCGTCCGCTCGTCCCTCAAGCTGCTCCGGGTGGTCAAGGACTCCGGACTGATCGTCCGGGCGCGCGAACTGGCCGAGGGGATCCTCGCCGCAGATCCTGATCTCGACGCGAACCCTGGCCTGCGATCGGCGATCGAGCGGCGGGTGAGCGACGACGACCGTGCAGCCCTGGCGAAG of Microbacterium sp. LWH13-1.2 contains these proteins:
- a CDS encoding D-alanine--D-alanine ligase family protein; the protein is MDKQTVVVLFGGRSSEHSISSATAGGVLGAIDRDRYAVIPVGITREGAFVLEDDDPAKFPLDAAHLPEVADNGTRVLWPEPGGDRTLRVVRPDGGTESFGEIDIVLPILHGPHGEDGTIQGYFDTLEVPYAGGGVLDSALCMDKHFMKIALRAAGLSVAAGLTVRARQWAQDATAVRAAAAELGLPLFVKPARAGSSVGVSKVEQPDELDAALAVAFAEDDKVLIETGVVGREIEVAVLEGADGVRASLPGEIVLTSRGFYDFEGKYLGGDGVDVVCPAELEESEIAAIQDAAIRAFEAVDGRGLARVDMFLTPSGGLVVNELNTMPGFTPISMFPKCWVASGLSYGDLISELIEAGLRR
- the leuD gene encoding 3-isopropylmalate dehydratase small subunit; the encoded protein is MEKFTTHTGIAAPLKRSNVDTDQIIPAVFLKRVTKTGFEDALFHGWRQDPEFVLNQPAFQGASVLVAGPDFGTGSSREHAVWALRDFGFSVVLSPRFADIFRGNSGKQGLLAATISEEDLERIWAEIDRNPGASITVDLEARTASIGEIQADLGIDDYTRWRLLEGLDDIGLTLRNEDKIAQFEARRESWRPRTLPVQQ
- a CDS encoding NAD(P)H-dependent glycerol-3-phosphate dehydrogenase produces the protein MTPKRNVAAGPRVAVIGAGSWGTTFGKILADGGAQVTMWARRAELAHEIDEAKRNSRYLPGINLPRTMAATHELAIALRGVDQVYLSVPSQSLRENLKALRPLLADNDAKIVSLMKGVERTTGLRMSQVIEQELRCDPDRIAVASGPNLALEIAREQPTAAVISSRSQETAEEVARAARNSYFRTFVNTDVIGTEFGGVLKNLIAVAIGIVDGVGYGENTKASIITRGLVEMTDFAVANGAHPETLQGLAGLGDLIATCQSPLSRNNTAGRLLGQGYSFQDVVKQMQQTAEGLASVAPVLQLARESEVDMPIVEQVKMVLDGKMNPRDIAPHLTTDDDTPQGERTNHGQADGGGALRRALQRAFDQFRNGGRGAGRD
- the murA gene encoding UDP-N-acetylglucosamine 1-carboxyvinyltransferase, translated to MTTPVRDALPDGVPPLTGDVLAIRGGRPLRGRVDVKGAKNLATKAMVASLLGETVSVLRDVPAISDVAVVRSLLEVHGVRVSDGDEPGALVFDPSDVESAHFEEIDAHAGASRIPILFCGPLLHRLGQAFIPDLGGCRIGDRPIDFHLDALRKFGAIVEKLPSGIRLSTGGTRLHGANIHLPYPSVGATEQVLLTAVRAEGTTELRNAAIEPEIMDLIAVLQKMGAIISYEPNRVILIEGVETLRGYDHRSIFDRNEAASWASAALATDGEIFVGGAKQQEMLTFLNVFRKAGGWFDIQEDGILFRRDGELKPVIVETDVHPGFMTDWQQPLVVALTQAKGRSVVHETVYENRLGFTEALVKMGADIVVHPHGLQDGARRVPRRDLEQAAVITGPTPLHAADIVVPDLRGGYSHVIAALTAEGESRVSGVDILSRGYEKFLAKLDAVGADFDVIR
- a CDS encoding ATP-dependent DNA helicase RecG → MSLTLDSSLEEALGVTPAKTLDRAFRMKTVGDLLSHYPRRYADPGELTPIRELPLGETVTIVAEVLSSSARAMRNRRGAMVDVVIGDGIGKMSLTFFAKNLGAAKWRSEDLAVGRRGVFSGKVGEFNGMTQFAHPEYELFDDEDAARRRADARAAVLIPIYPATASLQTWQIAKFITRVLDGLGEVPEPLTAEVRTKEELLTAREALEQIHRPQTRNDIDPAVRTLRMHEALTLQTALLQQRDAVRALSATARPATPGGLLDRFDASLPYELTPDQQTVGAQLAEDLVGSWPMNRLVQGEVGSGKTLVALRAMLQVAESGGQAALIAPTEVLAGQHLRSIAKMLGPQLGPLVMPTLLTGQMPAAERRKAALRVASGQALIVVGTHALLGEKTTFADLGLVVVDEQHRFGVEQREALRAKGSSPHALVLTATPIPRTVAMTVFGDLDTSVIRTMPKGRAGIESFVAPLAEHPGWFNRVWERAAEEIAQGRQVFAVCAAIDTTKKTAEAGEQPLVQPEGASGPRWGVVQLDEALETHPKLGTLRRAVLHGRMPSDEKDAIMQAFARGEIDLLIATTVIEVGVDVPNASTMIVLDADRFGVSQLHQLRGRVGRGGVPGLCLLVTEAEAGSVARERVDAVSATLDGFALAEVDLDLRGEGDVLGSAQAGVRSSLKLLRVVKDSGLIVRARELAEGILAADPDLDANPGLRSAIERRVSDDDRAALAKN
- the thiL gene encoding thiamine-phosphate kinase, which gives rise to MPSRPRDDDPTLGELSEGEILRAILARTAKATHTLIGPGDDAAVIAAPSGSVVATTDTLVHGPDFRLAWSSGYDLGWKAAAVNLADVAAMGARPTALLVALAVPRDLRLSFVERLADGFRDACAALAPGCAVVGGDLTVSDVLTVAVTALGDLEGRQPVTRSGARVGDVVAVAGELGHAAHGLSVLFGRFRDGEKPVPVDADALAPGERAALDAQLRPSPPIGLGPFAATAGATAMMDISDGLALDARRMAAASEVTIALDAASLGGDPLRALAGGEDHALLATFPPGVLPPGFRIIGAVAPRGDHDLLVDGGPADVSGWDPYRDWDSTSG
- the rsmD gene encoding 16S rRNA (guanine(966)-N(2))-methyltransferase RsmD, with amino-acid sequence MTRIIAGKARGTRLDVPHAGTRPTSDRVRESLFGALESMDAIAEARVLDLYAGSGALGLETLSRGALSADLVEKGREAAAVVRRNAAALAKAGLPAARVHQSAVRAFLQHATGPYDLVFSDPPYDVDDDAMTADLVALAPLLSPDALVVIERARRSTPPDLVAAGLDLIREKTYGDTALWWAAPAQSADGAQPDVESQSR
- a CDS encoding lysophospholipid acyltransferase family protein, yielding MGSRSTETTRPSVFWPVAAIAVPLISLVAKVRIRGAEKLPRDGAYVLAPNHYSEFDPLIVALAVWRIGRAPRFMAKESLFKVPVLGWILRRTGMIPVARSSSASAAKQTLKQSAELVEHGRGVIVYPEGTLTRDPDLWPMRGKSGAVRLALTDGIPLIPMAHWGTQEIMGRYQKGLSLWPLRKPVDVLIGDPVDVSDLRGRAGEASALNEATNRLMNAITALLEDLRDEKAPAERWNPSTHGQKETGRLDS
- a CDS encoding DUF3515 family protein; this translates as MPRSRRLAVLVGSLALVAALSGCSTTVHLEPADDANDPACAEVSVLLPDAVGDLDRVWTDAQATGAWGDPTVVLRCGVEPPAPSAEVCTTIGSVDWLVLDQEEERQRLVTYGRDPAVEVIIRRGEEIDFRTVVESLSTSIQSGLQPATARCTDRVPTQDASDEG